Proteins encoded in a region of the Sugiyamaella lignohabitans strain CBS 10342 chromosome B, complete sequence genome:
- the CDC37 gene encoding Cdc37p (Essential Hsp90p co-chaperone; necessary for passage through the START phase of the cell cycle; stabilizes protein kinase nascent chains and participates along with Hsp90p in their folding; GO_component: GO:0005737 - cytoplasm [Evidence IEA,IEA]; GO_component: GO:0005737 - cytoplasm [Evidence IDA] [PMID 14562095]; GO_function: GO:0019901 - protein kinase binding [Evidence IEA]; GO_function: GO:0051082 - unfolded protein binding [Evidence IDA] [PMID 9242486]; GO_process: GO:0000161 - MAPK cascade involved in osmosensory signaling pathway [Evidence IMP,IPI] [PMID 17220467]; GO_process: GO:0007049 - cell cycle [Evidence IEA]; GO_process: GO:0051301 - cell division [Evidence IEA]; GO_process: GO:0050821 - protein stabilization [Evidence IMP] [PMID 17242065]; GO_process: GO:0051726 - regulation of cell cycle [Evidence IMP] [PMID 7753858]; GO_process: GO:0032872 - regulation of stress-activated MAPK cascade [Evidence IMP,IPI] [PMID 17220467]; GO_process: GO:0030474 - spindle pole body duplication [Evidence IGI,IMP] [PMID 9060463]), protein MNAALLKRVDQLIAASDHENISNDIPKAVSLACKGFTDLRPTPAGPDGEIDDGQTGPAYTDMIESLLVQISQQVEGSSDKESKTVAELKKHREQLKTALNNETKEYNELLEERSRHIVSDDIHTGFDSTLINKAAKEQHVANSEGKGKAKENQTSIEVINTPGSQVNPSSTGSSSGTSGDPDIDAAASPKALEFASLPSDNLPRLYAFLDENPQIIKESEKDALMMVAFEQQLSGDPKEMAKMKNTVHNALLLQYCSTLGGPQGTRLFFSRISKKDHPALEAFNKDVDFTYNHIKQRCEIISQQKDDETEQEEGVEQIQLHAVDPNTEIVVTVPEEDSEGRAVYEQLSDPLRKAIETKKLDEINKVLGEMTVADAEKAVEALNLSGVLSVEEKIYDVNEWQAEKERILKEEAYDEMEKEVFGTGSPSQPTTTSATDRGSAEDTQPFGDTNDEVD, encoded by the coding sequence ATGAATGCTGCACTGCTCAAACGAGTGGATCAATTGATCGCTGCTTCCGACCATGAGAACATCAGCAATGATATCCCCAAGGCAGTATCCTTGGCTTGCAAAGGGTTCACTGATTTACGCCCTACTCCTGCTGGACCAGATggtgaaattgatgatggCCAAACAGGTCCTGCGTATACGGATATGATCGAGAGTCTATTAGTTCAAATCAGTCAACAAGTTGAAGGGTCATCCGACAAAGAATCTAAGACTGTAGCCGAGCTTAAAAAGCACCGCGAACAGCTCAAAACGGCTCTCAATAATGAGACGAAGGAGTACAATGAGCTGCTAGAAGAGAGAAGTAGACACATCGTATCGGATGATATTCACACAGGATTCGACTCTACGTTAATTAATAAAGCTGCTAAGGAACAACATGTAGCAAACTCTGAAGGAAAGGGGAAGGCCAAGGAAAACCAAACTTCAATTGAAGTTATAAATACCCCTGGATCTCAAGTTAATCCCAGCTCGACTGGTTCATCTAGTGGAACATCCGGTGATCCAGACATTGATGCCGCTGCTTCCCCTAAGGCCCTTGAGTTTGCCAGTCTGCCAAGTGATAACTTGCCAAGATTGTATGCATTCTTAGACGAGAATCCTCAAATTATTAAGGAATCAGAAAAGGATGCCTTGATGATGGTGGCTTTTGAGCAACAGCTAAGTGGCGACCCCAAAGAAATGGctaaaatgaaaaatactGTCCACAATGCATTGCTATTGCAATATTGTTCGACATTGGGTGGTCCCCAAGGCACCCGTTTGTTTTTCAGCAGGATTAGCAAGAAAGACCACCCTGCACTCGAAGCATTCAATAAAGATGTTGATTTTACATATAATCATATCAAACAAAGATGTGAGATTATATCTCAGCAGAAAGATGATGAGACGGAACAGGAGGAAGGTGTAGAGCAGATCCAACTCCACGCCGTTGATCCAAACACAGAAATTGTGGTTACAGTacctgaagaagatagTGAGGGCAGAGCTGTTTATGAGCAACTCTCTGATCCCTTGCGCAAAGCCATTGAAACAAAGAAGTTGGACGAAATCAACAAAGTGTTGGGAGAAATGACTGTAGCTGATGCTGAGAAAGCTGTCGAAGCTCTCAATTTGAGTGGTGTGCTATCAGTCGAGGAAAAAATTTATGATGTAAATGAGTGGCAAGCCGAAAAGGAAAGAATCcttaaagaagaagcttaCGACGAAATGGAGAAAGAAGTGTTCGGAACGGGGTCACCATCCCAGCCTACAACTACTTCTGCTACAGATCGCGGTTCTGCTGAAGATACTCAACCATTTGGAGATACTAATGATGAGGTAGATTAG
- the GRS1 gene encoding glycine--tRNA ligase (Cytoplasmic and mitochondrial glycyl-tRNA synthase; ligates glycine to the cognate anticodon-bearing tRNA; transcription termination factor that may interact with the 3'-end of pre-mRNA to promote 3'-end formation; GRS1 has a paralog, GRS2, that arose from the whole genome duplication; GO_component: GO:0005737 - cytoplasm [Evidence IEA,IEA,IEA]; GO_component: GO:0005737 - cytoplasm [Evidence IMP] [PMID 10874035]; GO_component: GO:0005759 - mitochondrial matrix [Evidence IEA]; GO_component: GO:0005739 - mitochondrion [Evidence IEA]; GO_component: GO:0005739 - mitochondrion [Evidence IMP] [PMID 10874035]; GO_component: GO:0005739 - mitochondrion [Evidence IDA] [PMID 14576278]; GO_component: GO:0005739 - mitochondrion [Evidence IDA] [PMID 16823961]; GO_function: GO:0005524 - ATP binding [Evidence IEA,IEA]; GO_function: GO:0004812 - aminoacyl-tRNA ligase activity [Evidence IEA,IEA]; GO_function: GO:0004820 - glycine-tRNA ligase activity [Evidence IEA,IEA]; GO_function: GO:0004820 - glycine-tRNA ligase activity [Evidence IMP,ISS] [PMID 10874035]; GO_function: GO:0004820 - glycine-tRNA ligase activity [Evidence IDA] [PMID 21877692]; GO_function: GO:0016874 - ligase activity [Evidence IEA]; GO_function: GO:0000166 - nucleotide binding [Evidence IEA,IEA]; GO_process: GO:0006353 - DNA-templated transcription, termination [Evidence IMP] [PMID 10224248]; GO_process: GO:0006426 - glycyl-tRNA aminoacylation [Evidence IEA]; GO_process: GO:0006426 - glycyl-tRNA aminoacylation [Evidence IMP,ISS] [PMID 10874035]; GO_process: GO:0070150 - mitochondrial glycyl-tRNA aminoacylation [Evidence IMP] [PMID 10874035]; GO_process: GO:0006418 - tRNA aminoacylation for protein translation [Evidence IEA]; GO_process: GO:0006412 - translation [Evidence IEA]) has product MSESTITSRPPVQDREVLESLLKHRFFYGPSFEIYGGVSGLYDYGPAGCALQANIIDTWRKHFVLEEDMLEVDCPALTPYDVLKTSGHVDKFADWVSRDLATGEIFRADHLVEEVLESRLKGDKEARGVVESTDPAKEEKDKKRKKKVKETKAIKLDDETVAEYESILAQIDGYSGPQLGELMVKHKIVNPTTGGELEAPREFNLMFETAIGPSGQLKGYLRPETAQGQFLNFSKLLESNNSKMPFASASIGKSFRNEISPRAGLLRVREFLMAEVEHFVDPNDKSHARFDEIKDIRLRLWPMDVQAQGKTDISELSIGEAVSTGMIDNQTLGYFLARIYLFMIKIGIDPKRMRFRQHMANEMAHYAADCWDCELQSSYGWIECVGCADRSAYDLTVHSARTKEKLVVRQTLDEPVTVESFEVELQKKKFGPKFRKDAPKVEEFLLSRTECERENLAQELKDTGKIVFEVAGIDGKIELDSSFITIEKRTRVEHIREYTPNVIEPSFGIGRILYSLIEHSFWTRPEDAQRGVLSFPPTVSPTKVLVVPLSSNAEFTPIARELVSKLRRLGIQSKVDDSSASIGKRYARNDELGTPFGITIDFQTVKDGSLTIRERDSTKQVRGSQDEVLEALRSLIFDGVSWESGTSHLATFVSQDIE; this is encoded by the coding sequence ATGTCCGAATCAACTATTACTTCCAGACCCCCAGTTCAGGATCGAGAAGTCCTTGAATCTCTGCTGAAACACAGATTTTTCTACGGTCCTTCTTTCGAAATATACGGCGGTGTTTCTGGATTGTACGATTACGGTCCAGCTGGTTGCGCCTTACAAGCCAACATTATCGACACTTGGCGTAAACACTTCGtgcttgaagaagatatgCTTGAGGTCGATTGTCCTGCTTTGACTCCCTACGATGTTCTTAAGACTTCTGGTCACGTTGATAAATTTGCCGATTGGGTTTCTCGTGATTTGGCTACTGGTGAAATCTTCCGTGCGGATCACTTGGTCGAGGAAGTGCTTGAAAGCCGCCTCAAGGGTGATAAGGAAGCTCGTGGTGTCGTAGAATCAACCGACCCTGccaaggaagaaaaagacaaaaagcgcaagaagaaggttAAGGAGACCAAGGCTATCAAACTTGATGATGAAACTGTTGCTGAGTATGAGTCAATCTTGGCCCAAATTGATGGCTACTCTGGCCCTCAATTGGGTGAGTTGATGGTAAAGCACAAGATTGTTAATCCTACCACTGGTGGAGAATTGGAAGCTCCAAGGGAATTCAATCTTATGTTTGAGACAGCCATTGGCCCCTCTGGTCAATTGAAAGGTTATCTTAGGCCTGAAACTGCCCAGGGTCAATTTTTGAACTTCTCCAAACTACTTGAAAGTAACAACTCCAAGATGCCATTCGCATCAGCTTCTATTGGTAAATCATTTAGAAACGAGATTTCTCCTCGTGCTGGTTTACTTCGTGTTCGAGAATTTTTGATGGCCGAAGTCGAACATTTCGTCGACCCTAACGATAAATCTCATGCTCGTTTTGATGAAATTAAGGATATTCGATTGAGATTATGGCCCATGGATGTTCAAGCTCAAGGTAAAACTGATATCAGCGAACTTTCTATCGGCGAAGCTGTTTCAACTGGTATGATTGACAACCAAACTCTCGGTTATTTCCTTGCTCGAATTTACCTCTTCATGATTAAGATCGGTATCGATCCCAAGAGAATGAGATTTAGACAACACATGGCCAATGAGATGGCACACTATGCTGCTGATTGTTGGGATTGTGAACTGCAATCTTCTTATGGTTGGATTGAGTGTGTTGGATGTGCTGACAGATCTGCTTATGACTTGACTGTGCACTCTGCCCGTACTAAAGAAAAGCTCGTTGTCCGTCAAACCCTCGACGAACCGGTTACCGTTGAATCATTTGAGGTGGAGttgcaaaagaagaagtttgGTCCTAAGTTCCGTAAGGATGCTCCTAAGGTGGAAGAGTTCTTGCTTAGCCGTACAGAATGTGAACGTGAGAACCTCGCCCAAGAACTCAAAGACACGGGTAAAATCGTTTTTGAGGTTGCCGGAATTGATGGCAAGATCGAACTTGACTCATCATTTATCACTATTGAAAAACGTACTAGAGTTGAACATATTAGAGAGTACACTCCTAATGTAATTGAACCCTCATTTGGTATTGGACGTATTCTTTACTCACTAATTGAACACTCTTTCTGGACTCGTCCCGAAGATGCTCAACGTGGTGTTTTATCCTTCCCACCAACTGTTTCTCCTACCAAGGTTCTTGTCGTCCCCCTTTCCAGCAATGCAGAATTCACTCCCATCGCTCGTGAACTGGTTTCCAAGCTTAGACGTCTTGGCATTCAATCCAAGGTCGACGACTCATCCGCCTCTATTGGTAAGCGTTACGCTCGTAATGACGAGCTTGGTACTCCTTTCGGTATTACTATTGATTTCCAAACCGTCAAGGATGGTTCTTTAACTATTCGTGAACGTGATTCAACCAAGCAAGTCCGTGGCAGTCAAGATGAAGTGCTTGAGGCACTCCGCTCTTTAATTTTTGATGGTGTTTCCTGGGAGTCGGGAACATCACACCTTGCTACATTTGTCTCTCAAGATATTGAGTAG
- the MUD1 gene encoding Mud1p (U1 snRNP A protein; homolog of human U1-A; involved in nuclear mRNA splicing; GO_component: GO:0005685 - U1 snRNP [Evidence IDA] [PMID 9630245]; GO_component: GO:0071004 - U2-type prespliceosome [Evidence IDA] [PMID 16618970]; GO_component: GO:0005634 - nucleus [Evidence IEA,IEA]; GO_component: GO:0030529 - ribonucleoprotein complex [Evidence IEA]; GO_component: GO:0005681 - spliceosomal complex [Evidence IEA]; GO_function: GO:0003723 - RNA binding [Evidence IEA]; GO_function: GO:0003723 - RNA binding [Evidence IGI,ISS] [PMID 8449403]; GO_function: GO:0030619 - U1 snRNA binding [Evidence IPI] [PMID 8849781]; GO_function: GO:0003676 - nucleic acid binding [Evidence IEA]; GO_function: GO:0000166 - nucleotide binding [Evidence IEA]; GO_function: GO:0017069 - snRNA binding [Evidence IEA]; GO_process: GO:0008380 - RNA splicing [Evidence IEA]; GO_process: GO:0006397 - mRNA processing [Evidence IEA]; GO_process: GO:0000398 - mRNA splicing, via spliceosome [Evidence IEA]; GO_process: GO:0000398 - mRNA splicing, via spliceosome [Evidence IGI] [PMID 8449403]) — protein sequence MRGQAFIVFENIDNAIKAQKTLKNRELFGKPMVIQFAKTKSDAIVLKREGEEALEQYKAPRKEAWEKLQKELKEKEAQAMKQAETDVTTKKKKLSDGRVVASNVESSKSSGARKGVVVKEQPAPPNKILFLENLPQGIHESKLNDIFSKYSGFVEVRLFAVRRVGFVEYETEKHAVSVKSSIGDLEVDGNSIKISYAKK from the coding sequence ATGAGAGGCCAGGCATTCATAGTATTTGAAAACATCGACAATGCTATAAAGGCGCAGAAAACGCTTAAAAACCGAGAATTGTTTGGAAAGCCAATGGTCATTCAATTCGCCAAGACGAAAAGTGATGCAATAGTACTCAAGAGAGAAGGCGAAGAAGCTCTAGAACAATACAAAGCACCCAGGAAAGAGGCATGGGAGAAGCTCCAGAAAgaattgaaagaaaagGAGGCACAAGCAATGAAACAAGCAGAAACGGATGTTACGactaaaaagaagaaattgtCTGATGGTAGAGTGGTTGCAAGTAATGTTGAGTCTTCCAAGTCATCTGGAGCTAGGAAAGGTGTTGTGGTTAAAGAGCAACCAGCGCCCCCTAACAAGATTCTCTTCCTAGAGAACTTACCTCAAGGAATCCATGAAAGCAAACTCAATGATATCTTTTCGAAGTATTCTGGCTTTGTCGAGGTCCGTCTGTTTGCTGTGCGGAGAGTAGGCTTTGTTGAATACGAGACGGAAAAACACGCTGTAAGCGTTAAAAGTTCAATCGGCGATCTTGAAGTAGATGGAAACTCAATTAAAATTTCATATGCCAAAAAGTAG
- the HLJ1 gene encoding Chaperone protein dnaJ: protein MSDDIDFLLAQEASELTRDEEISRVLNAFPLDAYSVLDLRPGCTPSVIKKQYRKKSLLIHPDKSKNVQAPEAFDRLKKAEALLQDDKAREVLDQAFTDARKLLIMEKKWTYDDERLKSDEFYEEWRQKTKDVLIENELRKRRLQKLKMEEEGRLKRQMEEAAAERRMKRESEQAWEDTRDTRVGNWRDYRNKVTKQQKKKKTKLNVLG from the coding sequence ATGTCcgatgatattgattttcTTTTAGCACAAGAAGCCTCCGAATTAACAAGAGATGAAGAAATTAGTAGAGTATTGAATGCATTTCCATTGGACGCATATTCTGTATTAGATCTACGTCCAGGTTGCACTCCTTCAGTTATAAAAAAGCAGTATAGGAAGAAGTCGCTACTTATCCATCCTGACAAGTCTAAAAATGTACAAGCTCCAGAGGCATTCGACAGACTAAAGAAGGCAGAGGCATTGCTTCAAGATGATAAAGCTCGTGAAGTTTTAGATCAAGCATTTACTGATGCTAGAAAGCTTTTGATCATGGAAAAGAAGTGGACATACGATGATGAACGTTTGAAGAGCGATGAGTTCTATGAGGAATGGAGgcagaaaacaaaagacGTTCTAATTGAAAATGAACTTAGGAAAAGACGTTTACAAAAGCTTAAAATGGAGGAAGAAGGTCGATTGAAGCGTCAGATggaagaggctgctgctgaaagGCGTATGAAAAGAGAAAGTGAACAAGCTTGGGAAGACACTAGAGACACGAGAGTGGGTAATTGGAGAGATTATAGAAATAAGGTGACgaaacaacagaaaaagaaaaagacgAAATTGAATGTACTTGGGTGA
- the PTH2 gene encoding Pth2p (One of two mitochondrially-localized peptidyl-tRNA hydrolases; negatively regulates the ubiquitin-proteasome pathway via interactions with ubiquitin-like ubiquitin-associated proteins; dispensable for cell growth; see also PTH1; GO_component: GO:0005737 - cytoplasm [Evidence IEA,IEA]; GO_component: GO:0005737 - cytoplasm [Evidence IC] [PMID 12475929]; GO_component: GO:0005741 - mitochondrial outer membrane [Evidence IDA] [PMID 16407407]; GO_component: GO:0005739 - mitochondrion [Evidence IDA] [PMID 14576278]; GO_component: GO:0005739 - mitochondrion [Evidence IDA] [PMID 16823961]; GO_function: GO:0004045 - aminoacyl-tRNA hydrolase activity [Evidence IEA,IEA]; GO_function: GO:0004045 - aminoacyl-tRNA hydrolase activity [Evidence IGI] [PMID 12475929]; GO_function: GO:0004045 - aminoacyl-tRNA hydrolase activity [Evidence IDA] [PMID 12799450]; GO_function: GO:0016787 - hydrolase activity [Evidence IEA]; GO_process: GO:0008152 - metabolic process [Evidence IEA,IEA,IEA]; GO_process: GO:0032435 - negative regulation of proteasomal ubiquitin-dependent protein catabolic process [Evidence IDA,IMP] [PMID 17082762]): MEGDAAEGSFADSNEECKMVLVVRTDLQMGKGKAAAQCAHAAVACYESVSKTNPKLLARWRRTGQAKVTLQSKSEDEMLLLQGIAASKGITAKVIHDAGRTQIAAGSMTVLGVGPAPKSAIDEVTGHLKLY, encoded by the coding sequence ATGGAAGGggatgctgctgagggATCATTTGCCGATTCTAACGAAGAATGTAAGATGGTTTTAGTAGTCCGTACTGATTTACAAATGGGTAAAGGTAAAGCTGCTGCCCAGTGTGCacatgctgctgttgcctGCTATGAGTCAGTTTCCAAAACAAATCCCAAGCTTTTAGCAAGGTGGAGAAGAACTGGGCAGGCTAAAGTCACATTACAGTCCAAGAGCGAGGACGAAATGCTACTCCTACAGGGAATTGCAGCAAGCAAAGGAATTACAGCCAAGGTTATTCATGATGCTGGTAGAACTCAAATAGCAGCCGGATCAATGACAGTTTTAGGTGTTGGACCAGCACCCAAATCTGCTATAGACGAGGTAACTGGCCATCTGAAGCTGTACTAG
- the ERG5 gene encoding C-22 sterol desaturase (C-22 sterol desaturase; a cytochrome P450 enzyme that catalyzes the formation of the C-22(23) double bond in the sterol side chain in ergosterol biosynthesis; may be a target of azole antifungal drugs; GO_component: GO:0005783 - endoplasmic reticulum [Evidence IDA] [PMID 14562095]; GO_function: GO:0000249 - C-22 sterol desaturase activity [Evidence IDA] [PMID 8543054]; GO_function: GO:0020037 - heme binding [Evidence IEA]; GO_function: GO:0005506 - iron ion binding [Evidence IEA]; GO_function: GO:0046872 - metal ion binding [Evidence IEA]; GO_function: GO:0004497 - monooxygenase activity [Evidence IEA]; GO_function: GO:0016491 - oxidoreductase activity [Evidence IEA]; GO_function: GO:0016705 - oxidoreductase activity, acting on paired donors, with incorporation or reduction of molecular oxygen [Evidence IEA]; GO_process: GO:0006696 - ergosterol biosynthetic process [Evidence IDA] [PMID 8543054]; GO_process: GO:0006696 - ergosterol biosynthetic process [Evidence IMP] [PMID 8635732]; GO_process: GO:0006629 - lipid metabolic process [Evidence IEA]; GO_process: GO:0055114 - oxidation-reduction process [Evidence IEA,IEA]; GO_process: GO:0006694 - steroid biosynthetic process [Evidence IEA]; GO_process: GO:0008202 - steroid metabolic process [Evidence IEA]; GO_process: GO:0016126 - sterol biosynthetic process [Evidence IEA,IEA]): protein MNILTIHPENIKAILATNFKDYSLGLRYKQFLPLLGDGIFTLSGSGWKHSRAMLRPQFSREQVSQLESLNDHVSTLLTIFKEKSQTGQYFDAQKLFHNLTLDTATEFLFGESCNSLNNESRDMNPTAGSSAPVSAADFADSFNYCLTVLALRSQAGYFYWLFSGRKFISGVKTCKAFVDYFVRRALRTADEKKEEGRYIFIEELTKETRDATIIRDQSFNILLAGRDTTASLLSYITYYLARDKRVLNKLREVVLEEFGTEIDNLTFESLKRCTYLNHVINEVLRLNPIVPLNFRSAVRDTILPVGGGPDESQPVFVEKGTQIVYSVYALHRNPKYWGEDAEEFRPERWSEGKIHNWDFLPFNGGPRICLGQQFALTETSYTVVRVLQTFKDINLAPDQLNSKLLNNSSLTSSVANGVRAIFTPA from the coding sequence ATGAATATCCTTACCATTCACcctgaaaatattaaagCGATTCTGGCcaccaatttcaaagacTATAGTCTTGGTCTACGTTATAAGCAATTCCTTCCTCTTCTTGGTGACGGTATTTTTACTTTGAGCGGATCAGGATGGAAGCATTCCCGTGCTATGTTGAGACCTCAATTTTCTAGAGAACAGGTTTCTCAGCTTGAATCTCTCAATGACCACGTCTCGACCCTATTGACCATTTTCAAGGAGAAGAGCCAAACTGGTCAGTACTTTGATGCCCAAAAGCTTTTCCATAACTTGACGCTCGATACTGCTACCgagtttttgtttggcGAGTCATGTAATTCTCTTAACAACGAATCAAGAGACATGAATCCCACTGCTGGAAGTAGTGCACCTGTGTCTGCCGCTGATTTCGCCGACTCTTTTAACTACTGCCTTACTGTTCTCGCTTTACGTTCTCAAGCTGGCTACTTTTACTGGTTGTTTTCTGGAAGAAAATTCATTAGCGGAGTAAAAACTTGCAAAGCTTTCGttgattattttgttaGAAGAGCCTTACGAACTGCTGATGAAAAGAAGGAAGAAGGcagatatatttttattgagGAGCTTACAAAGGAGACTAGAGATGCTACTATAATTCGTGATCAATCGTTCAATATTCTTTTGGCTGGCCGTGATACTACTGCATCCCTTCTCTCATATATCACATACTATCTTGCACGAGATAAGCGCGTTTTGAACAAACTTCGTGAAGTCGTACTTGAGGAGTTTGGAACCGAAATCGACAACCTTACTTTTGaatcattgaaaagatgCACTTATCTTAACCATGTTATCAATGAAGTGCTTCGATTGAATCCGATTGTACCTCTTAACTTTAGAAGTGCTGTTCGCGATACTATTCTCCCTGTCGGCGGTGGCCCTGATGAATCTCAGCCTGTGTTTGTGGAGAAAGGTACTCAAATTGTATATTCAGTCTACGCGTTGCATCGCAATCCCAAGTATTGGGGTGAGGACGCTGAAGAATTCCGTCCGGAACGTTGGTCTGAGGGTAAAATTCACAACTGGGATTTCCTTCCCTTCAATGGTGGACCGCGTATCTGTCTTGGTCAGCAGTTTGCTTTGACTGAAACTTCATACACTGTGGTAAGAGTGCTCCAAACATTCAAGGATATCAACCTAGCGCCTGACCAGCTCAATAGCAAGCTACTTAACAATAGTTCTTTGACGAGCAGCGTAGCTAATGGCGTTCGTGCTATTTTTACCCCTGCTTGA